TCTCCCCTTATAGTAAGGGCAGGAGTGGTTGCTGGTACTTAGAATACCGCTGCAGCAAACTAAATGTTCTGTTTCTTAAGGAGAAAATTGTGGGGTATtagtttattaggggggtattagTTTGCACTAAAAGTGGAGCTATGGTCTAAATGTTTTGTGCAGAGGTTCTTTTTGCAACTGTACCCCCCTCCCCAACATTAAAAAATAGCATTGTTATAGCAGGCTGGTGTGGGGGTGCAATGATCTATCATGCCAACTATGATACAATAATCCTGGGAGAAGCAGTCTCACTATACAAAtgaatgtatataaaatatagagtCTATGCTGTGTGAGGACATCATGTTTAGTACTACGTGAAGATATCAGAGTTAGGTGGCTGCACAAAGAATAGCTTTTGAATCACAACTCTAAGAGCTACATGTTATGTCTCTGCTTGTCGGCTGGCCTgagcttaaagtgtaactaaactttcaaaaaacttctgacatgtcatagtgacatacatTAGTAGTGATAAACgtagatttatttcttttttcatttGGCAGTATAtaccagaggctacatgtgcaacgtttcggtcgtgagacttTCGTctggcactgagccgtactggggactggtttGGCGATTATGCTGGCGCTACGGTAATAGAATATGGCGGCTCACCACTCTCTACTGGCGGTGAGCCGCCATATTCTATTACCGTAGCGCCAGCATAATCGCCaaaccagtccccagtacggctcaatgcccgacgaaggtctcacgactgaaacgttgcacatgtagcctctggtaTATACtgccaaatgaaaaaaaaaaataaaaatctacgttTATCACTACTaatgtgtgccgaatacaattcttttgacctataactgggttgggaccctatttcgaGCACCTGAGGaaactggtgctgtctgaacaaaaccacacatgtcatagtgacatgtcagaagttttgattggtgggagtgcgagcacggagacccccaccggtcgctaaaacgaagcgggcagaagcgctcgtgttagCGATGAGCCGTTTGGTTTCTGATCGtgttttttcggaaagccgagcagttggtgtacgggctcaatagaaagtctattaaCCCATATACCAACTGCTCgggtttccgagaaaagccgatcagaaacaaagtgggtcAGCGCTTACGCgatcgcttctgctgcttcgttttagccatCGGAAGTTTTCTGAAAGATTAGTCACCCTTTAAAATTTTTATCATAGTCCAAGTATaaagtgattttctgtgtttattTGTCTGCAGAAAAGTATGTCACACATCTAGGCTGCCCTTGCCTAATCATGTAAGAACTTTGTGTGCAATATAACCCAGAGTCTTTATGTTTTACACACGGAGCATTGGTGGATAATATAGAATATTGTAGAGTTATATATCCTATAATTTTATAAATAATAGAATTTGCAACTGAGACATGTTTTATATCCTCAGGCATGGGTGCTCTGCATGAGGCAGTCCTCTCTGGAAATCTAGAGTGTGTAAAGCTGCTAGTGAAATATGGTGCGGACATAGAACAGAGGGATGAAAATGACTGGACTCCATTACATATGGCGTGTAGTGATGCTCATCCGCACATTGcaaggtaagggtatgtgcacacaagaagtgccttttgcgtctgaaaagacagactgttttcaggagaaaacagctgcctcgtttcagacgtaaaagctcctcctcgcattatgcattGCGTCTTTGAAGCTCGTaaacttgagctgctcttcattgacttcaatgaagaacggctcaaattacgttgcaaagaagtgtcctgcacttctttgcgaggcagtcaatttactcgtcgtcgtttgacagctgtcaaatgacgacgcgtaaatgacaggttgtctgcacaatacgtcggcaaacccattcaaatgaataggcagatgattgccgacgtattgtagccctattttcagacgtaaaacgaggcataatacgcctcatttacgcctgaaaataggtcgtgtgaacccagcctaaggcagcATCATGGGACCCTTGAATGACACCATAttctcctttaaagggaacctgtcaccatcatttcacctattgaactctcctcacccctcgctggccgctgctgtcaaaagttcattgccgttatcccctccccTAAACTCCTGCtcagaccgtaaataacggtctgcaaacatttcgcgccttttatggtaataatccatcAGTCTCgtccgttcctcttcttatgctgacccaccgccgaaaactggcccgctCTGACGAAATGACGCAtgtgcccgtcatgtatggtccgacaaacttccctgcttcgtccgggcgtcaaatctagttactgcgcatgcgccactatgGTGAAAatagactttccgctgcggcaataacgcaccatttcctgcgtattTGACTGCTGAAAATGGTGAGTatgttgctgcgtttttcacaatgcttggagatggagacatctctgaaagacgcagcaattcagtcctctttccgcagcaggaattgatatgctgcggaaagGAAAATAAATGCACTGCAGGTTCatttctgctctgaatatttatgcagcgtgtgaatgagatttgttaaatctcacccactttgctgctagtgtattctgctgcgtttattCCGTCTGCAATTCTGAACGGAagaaatggagaaattccgctacgtgtggacgagccctaaaatATACATGCTCAAAAAACTGCACCTTTATTCTGTAGAGCCAGGGAGAGCTGCTTCAGGAAATTTGATTGCACCGCAGCCGCTCTACCctattaggctccatgcacaggaCCAaagattttgtccgtaattacttcTAATTTCATTATAAATGAAAGTAGCAGTTAAAccttaaacaaaactactaccaagcaaaatctgcactccaaaatccaaatgacagtCCTTCCGAGccgggcagtgtgcccaaacagcagtttatgactacatatggggtattactgtactaggGAGAACCCTCAACTATTAatagggtgtgtgtctccagtagcacaagctgggcacaacatagtgggcactgaaatggcatatcggtggaaaaattgcaatatcCATTAAACACTTATTTCTAAAATCACCCGAGGGGTCAAAATgtgactacacctctagatgaatgccttaaggggtgtagtttaaaagaaTGGGgcaacttctcaggggtttccactgtacaggTTCCTTCGGGGCAATGCAACATACGtctaaaaaccattccagcaaaatctgcgctccaaaagccaaatggcgctccttcccatcTGGGCCCTGCGAagcgtccaaacagcagtttacgaccacatttggggtattgtcatactcgggaagaATTGTGTAAcagatgttgtggtgctttttatccTATAGTCCTTGCAAAAATTGAGATAAAACTACATATTTGTTGGACAAAATTacatttcattttcatggcccacttctaataaaatctatgaaacgcctGTCTTGTCAAAGTGCTTTCTACAATACTAGATACagcccttgaggggtgtagttttcaaaatgggggtgtttcttatgttttggcaaCTCAAGGCCTTTTCAAACATGAAATGGTGcctgaaaaacaacccaataataggaggccccaaaatccactagatgctcctttatTTCTGAGTCCTGTGTTTGAGtaaagtagcacactagggccacatgtggtatatttctacaaactgcagaatcagggtaatacatattgagttgtgtttcactGTTGCAGTGTAACTGAAAAGCATTAAAAAGTTTTTACCATATTAAATACACATCAAATTGGAAAAATGGGGCTccgtctttaaagaggacctgtcactaggtcatataagttggttTACTGACATGAATTGCGCAATATTCcttattccagcgctgtttttcttttaatcCTGGACCTcctattccagagatatggcccactgttgtgttggcttgctctatgctaatttgctataGTTAGCCAACAGGCCGTGAACTACTCAAGCTGTCTTGCAATGATTGGTTAGTATCagtcagggaagctagctccaccccaaaAGTCGTACAGTATATAGGGAACTAACACAACAGTGGTCCATATCTCTAGAACAGGAgagtccaggaaaaaaaagaaaaacagcgctggaatcgagGAGGCAGCGCTATTCATATCAGTTAacaagttcaacttatatgacctagtgacaggtccttaaggccaaaactggtTGCGGTGGCAAAGGGTTCTCTGTTTtggaaaatacttactagttagacaggtcccttgacaataagctgattacaAAAAGTCCCCCATGTAGAACCCTCAtggatcagctgttatctgtggggGAATCCTGGCAGTAACAGGATCAATttcactgcagcgccaccacaggggaaattaagcattacacagtgccaatTGAAATAAGTGGATTGTCTGAGCaacgcaggacaggacaggtcctccagagcgagagacgctctttgtaaccacttcactctggccaagagatgaggatcctgtacAGAATCCTCTAATAGGGTATAGGGAAATGTGGTTTCTAATCCAGGCAATCACTTTAATTTCTTATATATGAAGGAGGTGACCTGTTACTTGCCGTTCTACATTTCACTAGAAGGAGCTTTGAAGAGACGTCCGGCATTGCATGTCTCCCTAGACTGTCTGCCCACTCACTAGACTGCATTTCCACCCCTTAGTTTAAAACTCCTGGAGGTCGACGTGACTCTTATAATTATTGGAGGTACACCTCAcgtatattttttgtataaataagAGTAACAAATGCTCTTGAAGAGGACCTGTCCGCTCTTTTTCctctgtgggaaaaaaaacagcggcGTGTACCAGTCCTCTCAACAATGGGGTCGTCACTTGTCAATTTTATAATTTTCCCTATAGAGGTAATAGGATACCCAAAATTTTGCCTTTAGGAATTACTTACTTTGCATGTGCAGCTTtttagccaatcacatggtaagtAGATTTGCCTATTTGTCATATGATTGGTTGAAAATTTCATTGTGAAATAGGCGGTCGAGATACTTCGGTTGAAGGacttgggaatttttttttttaactggttgccaacctccggctgtatataaatggcCGGCGGTTGAGGcccttaaaacctgcgccatagtGCATATATGGTGCAGGTTTTAGCTGGCTGCCCCTCCCATTGGGCATCTAAATGTCAGGtgcccggcagtcagtgactgctggggatcctgtagagaagacagaagcagctttcactgcttctatcttctctgattgcttgtacacagcgctcaatgagaaaTCACGTCGCtatcccaacaaataaaaaagttataaccgtTTAacaaacacgtgctaaaaatggctgaacacagtctggtcctgaaggctcaaaatagctcggtcctgaaccggttaaaaacACTGCAATCTGTAAcgaattaaataataataataataataattataataataataaaaaacacagcACATTTTATTTGATAATAGTTTCTTGAAAAGACCAAAGCCTGAGTAATCTCAAGATTTAAGTAATTTGAGACAAACTGGTTCCTAGGGTCATGTTGCCTAACAACTCTGTGATTGTTAGGCAgcatgtccctagcaaccagtttgTCAGGCAATACCCAGCTGTTCAGAACAGAGCTAAATTTGCACTGTGTTGAAAGCAGATGGGGATGCAACTTGGCAAAAGTCAAGATACATTGTTTCCCATCTTAAATTTATGCAATGGGATAAATTACAACTCATATAATGCTGGAATGAAACCTTCATATACTGCATGAGGAAAGATCATGTGTTGGGCTTGTATCTGTCCTCTCTCACTCCGCCTCACATGATAGTCTTCTGCACAAGACCAGTCGTGGGTTCAAGAATAGGCTTTCCACTTCTTAAAAATGTCTGGTGGTATGTCCCCCCACCCTTCTCCTATTCCTTCTCCAAATCACATGTTAATGCAGAGTAGACATACCTATGGATATATAGCACCATCTAGTGGACACTTCACATATTATGACTTATTGTCAAACCCTTGGTTTCGAAGCATTAGTACGCCTCATGTAAACTTGTTTGACGATATATTTGGAGTAGATATTCACAgtaaaagggggttttacactgggcaattatcgtgcGGATGAGCGTTCAtagaagcgatcagcagatgatagcgatcagcagatgaacgagcaaatgctcaatcatctgctggttgtatcgttttaaaaaagtttaatattatcgttgtgggcagcacatctccccgtgtaaaccgggagtcgcgctgccgacatgataataatgtatggggacgagcgctcggagtaatgagcgctcgtccccatacatatctcCTTGTACCAGGAGCGGTCTCGTTCATCGGCACGCGCTGTACCGGTCaaaatcggccagtgtaataAAGGCTTAACTCTAGTCATTATTATAATTAAAACAAAGTAGGTCATAAAATTGtggtcagtggggggggggggggggggggtcaaacagCAGCAGGGAGTGAGGGGCTGCTCAACTTCCCAACTTGAGATTAAAAAGAGGGGCAGGTATATGCAGCGAGATGTGTATGCCACATGATTTTTTGCAGTTGACCCATAACAAGGCTACCACAGTGCAACCCATAACATTCAGCCACTCTGACCCCACGCAGACTCTCACAGCACCCCTATAACAATGTCTCATTGACGCACAACAGACCGCCAGTGACTTCTAACACAGTCAGTAACACGTAATGTTCTCAAATTGTACATATCTCAAAAACCAATGCATCAACCAAGTTATTTAGCATGaattgctctgcctggggactccagcacttataAAGTGGACATGTTCTGATTGGGAACTCCAGTGATagaaaacccctgaagtcactgaccatatatggacagtgacatcaggagcagggctggagtccccgggcagagcatcagctgattctctgctctcaccgagcagagaatcagctgatgctctgcccggggactccagccctgctcctgacgtcactgtccatatatggtcagtgactcctgtgctgctgccaacgtcattgtccatatatggacagtgacgtgggcagaagtgctggagtccccaccccgggcagagcatcagctgattctctgctcagggactccagtgataggaaacccctgatttgaccaaatatggacgtcgggagcagtgctggcatcccgagcaaagcgctagctgatgctctgcttgggaatcaagcaataggcaatgtgacagccccttgcggtcatgtccacgaacagcacatgaagcaatccctcagtcacatggggccatgtcggagcgtcatcattattagaaaagctccagcacttccggtaacaattcacaaggtttgaactgcaccatttagtacagaattttaaattaaagtacattagtaagttacttcgtttcacataaatataataTTGGAATGCAATTTTTGTTCccctgataacccctttaaggcccactATTGTGTTACaacctgggcccaccagagaatcCTCCAGTTTGACCCTGGATGAATGAAAGATCACAtaccatggatatgccataaatgtctgagatgggaataacctaaTAATGTAGAAGTGATAAGAGGAGAAAGTCATGGTTTAAGTCCTGCCAAGCTTCATTGCCCTTGATCTGCCCTCAGTTCAGTGGTAAATCTGCATTGAGCTGAGTAACTTGAGATTCTAGGGATGGGTCTGAAAACCCCATTAACAAACTGTggttgtaaggctggattcacacgggcgttgcgcatctcggacgtgaaaaacttcaattttccacgtccgaggtgcatccatgctctgcgctgcgggacgcgatatcacgcatcccccatggactagagtctatggagggatgcgtgaaaaaataggacatgtcctattttctcacggacccctcacacggtctgttgaaacaacggctgtgtgaacggccacattgaattatataggtccgtgtgacggccgttgtttcaacaaccatcacacggatgtataacacgttcgtgtgaattaggcctaaggcagTGTATCCCTTgtgaccagactgtcagacatgagcCAGCTGATCAGCTTAGTTGGATTGGCACTGTGTTGGCAGCAGAGAAGGAGACAAGCAACTTGGCAGCCATTGTGCAAAAGTcatttaaagggtaattaaagtttaaaaaaacaacttctgacatgtcatagtgacatgtcataagttttgatcggtgagggtccaagcactgagacccccactgatcgctaaaacgaagcggcagaagcgctcgggttcctgatcggcttttcttggaaagcagaGCAATTGGTGTACTGGCTTAATAgacagtctatgagcccgtaaacCAACTGCTCGgttttccgagaaaagctgatcagaaatgaagcggctcagcgATCACCCGATTCTGCCGCTTAGCtttagcactgagacccccaccgatcaaaacgtatgacatgtcactatgacatgtcagaagtttgttgaaagtttagttagacTGAAGTATCCGAACAAGTGCACATGTATAAGGTAAGCATTGGGAGCTTTTCACAGCGTATGCGTTGAACGTAaggaaaaatgtgatgtgaatggccatcataaaaaaaaagagataacTGTATATACATTCATAAGACACATAACCCCACCAAAATCCTTCTGTTTCCACCCAGGTACCTTCTTTCTCTTGGAGCAGAAAAAGATGTTGTGAACAGCGAAGGAGAGAAGCCATGTGAACTGATAGACTCGGACTGCGAGGAGCTAGTTCAGCTCTTCTCGACAAAGGAGGGCGACTGACGTGAACTGTATGCCAGCCCCTGCAGGGTGGGCCTTTTTAACCTTTGCTGACCCATTAAAGGGTGAGAGCTACAACGCAGACTGCAGAGATTTCTTCCTGAGCTCTCACCATCTCAACCTAGCTGATGCCTGAGGAGTTTCTATAATGTCCAGCTACAGACACACAAATACTGGAAAGGACAGGATGATGAAAGAGCAACGCTAATCTTTACTGCTAAATGGATAGCCTGTATGGATTCCCTGTAAAAGCCGGGTGACTATCTGTGGACTTTTCACTGGTACGGAAGAGGACCTTCCTGGAGATGCTAGAAAATGGGCCACCACTTTGTACAAGGCTGTGTATGTTTTTGCACCGTGTACTAAATAGTCTTGGAATGTACATacatttatacagtatatataactgTGTGTTTAACTAGTCTGTGACTTCAGATTAAAGGAACAGGCTTAGAAGTCATAGTAATATTTATTAAACACAATGTCAAGTGCAGAGAAGATCTAGATCCTTACAGATTCTGAATTCCCACATGGGGTTTACAAATTGGTTGGTGCCCACAGTGGAAATGGCAAAATGTTCCCCCTTATAATCACTATGCCAACTTTCTACATGTAATAATCACACATATCTACATAGTGTGATTTAGGGGGTTAATCATCGTGTTCCTGATCATACTTGATGGTCTAGAGTGGTTTAGAAGTTAATATCGATTATCTCCAGTCAGcatcggactggggttccttgggcccaccagaggagatgattctgaggacccaccctccatctatagagAACATGTACACGTCCACTTTAATTTCATCACggtccttgttgttatcattgtacacacgggATATATCATGAATAAGGTCTAATAAATAATTTGTgattcatcccataagaaatagtccctcgtggcaagtgattggctccacatggggttgtcttctgctggatctttagggccattattgtgttagagcctgggcccaccggaggatcctctggtgggccagtccgaccccgTCTCCAGTGGTGCAGAAGTTTAGGTAGTATT
The genomic region above belongs to Rhinoderma darwinii isolate aRhiDar2 chromosome 13, aRhiDar2.hap1, whole genome shotgun sequence and contains:
- the PPP1R27 gene encoding protein phosphatase 1 regulatory subunit 27 → MRYYPSHRTSRSLRSARTVRFPNDVLFLDHIRQGDLEQVGRFIRARKVTLDTIYLTGMGALHEAVLSGNLECVKLLVKYGADIEQRDENDWTPLHMACSDAHPHIARYLLSLGAEKDVVNSEGEKPCELIDSDCEELVQLFSTKEGD